A DNA window from Ipomoea triloba cultivar NCNSP0323 chromosome 10, ASM357664v1 contains the following coding sequences:
- the LOC116031370 gene encoding phosphoglycerate mutase-like protein AT74H, producing the protein MMRRHENGGGQTLKGSSSYNNNNGEEEERIGIGRKWVPKRIIVVRHGESFANADVKVFSSTPNHMIKLNPKGIGQARKCGQLIKQLVSEEEDEDWKVFFYVSPTARTVESLREIGRAFPKRRVVGVKEDHALREQHFGNYNDPPAIYRIKDERTTYGRFFYRVPGGEAGCEVYDRISSFVEGLKKDIDANKFVRGVHDDPASESLNLVIVSHGFTARVFLMKWFNWTVEQFEKLNRMKSSEFQVLQLGKGGGDYSLAVHHDDAKLMEWGLSAEMIEDQKRRAAGQREYCQWDTHRFLHLFRDSEDDDDDDHDIDIHIAAAPPKTPAPAQFNSIQAVDPKC; encoded by the exons atgatgagGAGGCATGAAAATGGCGGAGGCCAAACACTGAAAGGCAGCAGcagctataataataataatggggaGGAGGAGGAGCGAATTGGAATTGGAAGGAAATGGGTTCCGAAGCGCATAATTGTGGTGCGGCACGGGGAGAGCTTTGCGAACGCGGATGTAAAGGTGTTCAGTAGCACCCCCAACCACATGATCAAATTAAACCCAAAGGGCATCGGGCAGGCCCGCAAGTGCGGCCAATTGATCAAGCAATTGGTCTCGGAGGAGGAGGATGAGGATTGGAAGGTGTTCTTTTACGTGTCCCCCACTGCCCGAACTGTGGAGAGTCTGAGAGAGATTGGGCGCGCATTTCCCAAGCGTCGGGTGGTGGGCGTGAAGGAGGATCACGCCCTGAGAGAGCAGCATTTTGGCAACTACAATGACCCCCCAGCAATATACAGGATTAAGGATGAAAGAACCACCTATGGCAGGTTCTTTTACAGGGTTCCCGGAGGTGAAGCAGGCTGCGAGGTTTATGATCGAATTTCTA gtTTTGTTGAAGGTTTGAAGAAAGACATAGACGCAAACAAGTTCGTCCGGGGGGTGCATGATGATCCGGCAAGTGAATCGCTGAACCTGGTAATCGTATCTCACGGATTCACGGCCCGCGTGTTTCTGATGAAGTGGTTCAACTGGACGGTGGAGCAATTTGAGAAGCTGAACAGAATGAAATCCTCCGAGTTTCAAGTGCTGCAGCTGGGGAAAGGCGGAGGAGACTACAGCCTGGCTGTTCACCACGACGATGCCAAACTCATGGAATGGGGACTTTCAGCTGAGATGATTGAGGACCAAAAGCGCCGAGCCGCAGGACAACGCGAATATTGCCAATGGGACACCCACCGTTTTCTGCACCTCTTCAGAGATTccgaggatgatgatgatgatgatcacgACATTGACATTCACATTGCCGCCGCGCCACCCAAAACGCCCGCACCCgctcaattcaattcaattcaagcAGTTGATCCAAAATGTTGA
- the LOC116032430 gene encoding zinc finger CCCH domain-containing protein 22 isoform X2: MANNEEEERSLEEQLELQLQEQNDSLRDLTEALSSDPSNIELLSVQEELIQSIKEVEEGLLHLKRARLLREVDNAIQGSKNFSKDAKVEPLDPKVVAVHPFLDQNYSDVEAEPHAPVDPNYSVGSKCRFRSTDGRWYNGLIVQLEGSNSALVSFLTPTSESMLVGIDVPKSSLKKFVPTVWGPSMVGSSIWALADSKVGLWREAELESWDENLKLGRVVFRDNGSCIKLGVESISLSEYAEVSDEEESCAGSEQSDSSDYEEEDSPRGLGFVESTNLQSGVQTETTLFAKWENHTRGIASKMMANMGYHEGMGLGATGQGILDPISVRVLPSKQSLDHAVEGQKNEEAKEHHGKKRSRGGKRKREKRFAEAARAAKEEEELKPDVFSLINSQLAVHAESLNGSWSCSKKHENKGESKKEGGRRGLLAYEDEIKELRMRVEKLEEMVNRNRREKVVFEAAMRKLNETRKALSDAEAAHASASSEVVNKEKEKRWLKF, translated from the exons ATGGCAAACaacgaagaagaagagagaagtcTAGAGGAGCAGCTGGAGCTTCAGCTACAAGAACAGAACGACTCTCTCCGCGACCTCACCGAAGCCCTCTCTTCCGATCCTTCCAATATCGAACTCCTATCG GTTCAAGAAGAGCTTATACAGTCTATCAAAGAAGTGGAGGAAGGGCTACTTCACCTGAAACGCGCAAGATTACTAAGAGAAGTTGATAATGCTATACAAGGGTCCAAAAATTTTTCTAAGGATGCCAAGGTTGAGCCTCTTGATCCAAAAGTTGTTGCAGTACATCCCTTTCTGGATCAAAATTATTCAGATGTTGAAGCAGAACCGCATGCGCCTGTGGATCCAAATTATTCTGTTGGATCAAAATGTAGGTTCCGCTCTACTGATGGACGATGGTATAATGGATTGATTGTGCAGCTGGAGGGTTCTAATTCTGCACTGGTTTCATTCCTGACTCCCACATCTGAAAGCATGCTGGTAG gtattgatgtcccAAAATCTTCCTTAAAGAAGTTTGTCCCTACTGTATGGGGTCCATCAATGGTAGGGTCCAGTATTTGGGCTCTGGCAGATAGCAAGGTTGGCCTTTGGAGAGAAGCTGAACTGGAATCTTGGGACGAGAATCTCAAACTGGGGCGTGTTGTATTCCGGGATAATGGAAGTTGTATAAAACTTGGGGTGGAGTCTATTTCTCTTTCTGAGTATGCAGAGGTGAGTGATGAAGAGGAGAGTTGTGCAGGTTCTGAGCAGTCTGATTCTAGTGACTATGAGGAGGAGGATAGTCCACGAGGATTGGGATTTGTAGAAAGTACAAACCTGCAAAGTGGTGTCCAGACAGAGACTACACTTTTTGCTAAGTGGGAGAATCACACCCGAGGCATAGCTTCGAAGATGATGGCAAATATGGGGTACCATGAAGGAATGGGGTTAGGTGCTACTGGACAGGGGATATTGGATCCTATTTCTGTTAGAGTTCTACCATCAAAACAATCTCTTGACCATGCTGTTGAAGGTCAGAAAAATGAAGAAGCAAAAGAGCATCATGGAAAGAAACGGAGTAGGGGAGGAAAGAGGAAACGCGAGAAAAGGTTTGCAGAAGCAGCAAGGGCTGCTAAAGAGGAAGAGGAATTGAAACCAGATGTGTTCAGTCTTATTAATTCCCAGCTTGCAGTTCATGCTGAAAGTTTAAATGGGAGTTGGTCTTGTTCGAAGAAGCATGAGAATAAAGGAGAGTCAAAGAAAGAAGGAGGTAGGCGGGGTCTACTTGCTTATGAAGATGAGATAAAAGAGTTGAGGATGCGTGTGGAGAAACTGGAAGAGATGGTGAATAGGAACAGGAGAGAGAAAGTAGTTTTTGAAGCAGCTATGAGGAAACTGAATGAGACTCGGAAAGCTCTGAGTGATGCTGAAGCTGCTCATGCATCTGCTTCGAGCGAAGTTGTGAATAAGGAAAAGGAGAAGAGATGGCTCAAGTTCTGA
- the LOC116032430 gene encoding zinc finger CCCH domain-containing protein 22 isoform X1 — MANNEEEERSLEEQLELQLQEQNDSLRDLTEALSSDPSNIELLSVQEELIQSIKEVEEGLLHLKRARLLREVDNAIQGSKNFSKDAKVEPLDPKVVAVHPFLDQNYSDVEAEPHAPVDPNYSVGSKCRFRSTDGRWYNGLIVQLEGSNSALVSFLTPTSESMLMCKFFLQQRCRFGSSCRLSHGIDVPKSSLKKFVPTVWGPSMVGSSIWALADSKVGLWREAELESWDENLKLGRVVFRDNGSCIKLGVESISLSEYAEVSDEEESCAGSEQSDSSDYEEEDSPRGLGFVESTNLQSGVQTETTLFAKWENHTRGIASKMMANMGYHEGMGLGATGQGILDPISVRVLPSKQSLDHAVEGQKNEEAKEHHGKKRSRGGKRKREKRFAEAARAAKEEEELKPDVFSLINSQLAVHAESLNGSWSCSKKHENKGESKKEGGRRGLLAYEDEIKELRMRVEKLEEMVNRNRREKVVFEAAMRKLNETRKALSDAEAAHASASSEVVNKEKEKRWLKF; from the exons ATGGCAAACaacgaagaagaagagagaagtcTAGAGGAGCAGCTGGAGCTTCAGCTACAAGAACAGAACGACTCTCTCCGCGACCTCACCGAAGCCCTCTCTTCCGATCCTTCCAATATCGAACTCCTATCG GTTCAAGAAGAGCTTATACAGTCTATCAAAGAAGTGGAGGAAGGGCTACTTCACCTGAAACGCGCAAGATTACTAAGAGAAGTTGATAATGCTATACAAGGGTCCAAAAATTTTTCTAAGGATGCCAAGGTTGAGCCTCTTGATCCAAAAGTTGTTGCAGTACATCCCTTTCTGGATCAAAATTATTCAGATGTTGAAGCAGAACCGCATGCGCCTGTGGATCCAAATTATTCTGTTGGATCAAAATGTAGGTTCCGCTCTACTGATGGACGATGGTATAATGGATTGATTGTGCAGCTGGAGGGTTCTAATTCTGCACTGGTTTCATTCCTGACTCCCACATCTGAAAGCATGCTG ATGTGCAAGTTCTTTCTACAGCAGCGTTGTCGGTTTGGTAGTAGTTGCCGCTTATCGCATG gtattgatgtcccAAAATCTTCCTTAAAGAAGTTTGTCCCTACTGTATGGGGTCCATCAATGGTAGGGTCCAGTATTTGGGCTCTGGCAGATAGCAAGGTTGGCCTTTGGAGAGAAGCTGAACTGGAATCTTGGGACGAGAATCTCAAACTGGGGCGTGTTGTATTCCGGGATAATGGAAGTTGTATAAAACTTGGGGTGGAGTCTATTTCTCTTTCTGAGTATGCAGAGGTGAGTGATGAAGAGGAGAGTTGTGCAGGTTCTGAGCAGTCTGATTCTAGTGACTATGAGGAGGAGGATAGTCCACGAGGATTGGGATTTGTAGAAAGTACAAACCTGCAAAGTGGTGTCCAGACAGAGACTACACTTTTTGCTAAGTGGGAGAATCACACCCGAGGCATAGCTTCGAAGATGATGGCAAATATGGGGTACCATGAAGGAATGGGGTTAGGTGCTACTGGACAGGGGATATTGGATCCTATTTCTGTTAGAGTTCTACCATCAAAACAATCTCTTGACCATGCTGTTGAAGGTCAGAAAAATGAAGAAGCAAAAGAGCATCATGGAAAGAAACGGAGTAGGGGAGGAAAGAGGAAACGCGAGAAAAGGTTTGCAGAAGCAGCAAGGGCTGCTAAAGAGGAAGAGGAATTGAAACCAGATGTGTTCAGTCTTATTAATTCCCAGCTTGCAGTTCATGCTGAAAGTTTAAATGGGAGTTGGTCTTGTTCGAAGAAGCATGAGAATAAAGGAGAGTCAAAGAAAGAAGGAGGTAGGCGGGGTCTACTTGCTTATGAAGATGAGATAAAAGAGTTGAGGATGCGTGTGGAGAAACTGGAAGAGATGGTGAATAGGAACAGGAGAGAGAAAGTAGTTTTTGAAGCAGCTATGAGGAAACTGAATGAGACTCGGAAAGCTCTGAGTGATGCTGAAGCTGCTCATGCATCTGCTTCGAGCGAAGTTGTGAATAAGGAAAAGGAGAAGAGATGGCTCAAGTTCTGA
- the LOC116031342 gene encoding phosphoglycerate mutase-like protein AT74 translates to MLTAGDNGQPHQNHHKLLPKRIILVRHGESQGNKDDAAYTVTPDYKIPLTPHGIEQAHRAGSNIQLVVSDHGASRNWKVYFYVSPYERTRSTLREIGRAFPRKRVIGVREECRVREQDFGNFQVAERMKVIKETRERFGRFFYRFPEGESAADVFDRVSSFLESLWRDVDMHRFHCQSSDELNLVIVSHGLAIRVFFMKWFKWTVEQFEHLNNLGNCEFRVMQIGRGGEYSLAVHHSDEEMRSWGLTPEMIEDQKWRANAPRGAWNENCSWYLDAFFDSYAVESDDCGAEDEK, encoded by the exons ATGTTGACAGCCGGTGATAATGGCCAACCCCATCAGAATCACCACAAGCTTCTCCCTAAACGCATAATCTTAGTGCGCCACGGCGAGAGCCAAGGCAACAAGGACGACGCCGCCTACACCGTAACCCCTGACTACAAGATACCACTGACGCCTCATGGGATCGAGCAGGCCCACCGGGCCGGCTCCAACATCCAGCTCGTTGTCTCCGATCATGGTGCATCTAGGAACTGGAAGGTCTACTTTTACGTCTCCCCTTACGAGCGCACGCGCTCCACCCTCCGCGAGATCGGCCGGGCTTTTCCCAGGAAGCGGGTAATCGGGGTTAGGGAGGAGTGCCGGGTCCGGGAACAGGACTTCGGCAACTTCCAGGTGGCCGAGCGGATGAAGGTCATTAAGGAGACTCGGGAGCGGTTTGGCCGCTTCTTCTACCGCTTCCCCGAAGGTGAATCGGCCGCCGATGTTTTCGATCGCGTTTCAA GTTTCCTTGAATCTCTATGGAGGGACGTAGATATGCACAGATTCCACTGTCAGTCATCGGATGAGCTGAATCTTGTAATTGTATCCCATGGACTAGCTATACGTGTGTTTTTCATGAAGTGGTTCAAGTGGACAGTAGAGCAATTTGAGCATCTAAATAATCTAGGGAACTGTGAGTTTCGTGTTATGCAGATAGGACGTGGTGGAGAGTACAGCCTAGCAGTCCATCATTCTGATGAAGAGATGCGATCTTGGGGGCTAACCCCTGAAATGATTGAAGACCAAAAGTGGCGAGCTAATGCCCCAAGAGGCGCTTGGAATGAAAATTGTTCATGGTACCTTGATGCTTTTTTTGACAGTTATGCTGTGGAGTCAGATGATTGTGGTGCTGAAGacgaaaaataa